In the Apteryx mantelli isolate bAptMan1 chromosome 1, bAptMan1.hap1, whole genome shotgun sequence genome, one interval contains:
- the TBC1D23 gene encoding TBC1 domain family member 23 isoform X1: protein MAEGEEALRPSSSWEKDLAEALEEGGCDLETVRNIIQGRRLPADLRAKVWKIALNVVGKGDSLASWDGCLDLPEQSIIRKDCQELIDQLSVPEEEKSVLLLDIESVITFYCKSRNVKYSSFLGWIHLLKPLAHLRLPRSDLYNCFYAIMNKYIPRDCFLKGRPFHLFRLLLQYHEPELCSFLDTKKMTPDSYALNWLGSLFSYYCSAEVTQAIWDGYLQQADPFFVYFLMLIILVNAKDVILAQETDKEEMIKFLETSPANLELEDIEDLFSLAHYYCSKTPASFRKDNHTLFGSSLLGLKDDDTDLSQALCLAISVSEILQANQQQGEGVRFFVVDCRPAEQYNAGHLSTAFHLDSDLMLQNPSEFAQSVKSLLEAQKQSIESGSIAGGEHLCFMGSGREEEDMYMNMVLAHFLQKNKEYVSIAKGGFMALQQHLADINVEGPENGYGHWIASTSGSRSSINSSVDGDSPNGSGDGKGVKSLVNKMTVALKTKSVNVKEKVISFIENTSTPVDRHVSSSDRVGKPYRGVKPVFSIGDEEEYDTDEIDSSSMSDDDRKEVVNIQTWINKPDVKYNFPCNEVKENGHMFPSHLLVTATHMYCLREIPSRKGLAYIQSRQALNSVVKITSKKKHPELITFKYGNSNTSGIEILAVERYLIPNAGDATKAIKQQIMKVLDALES from the exons GGAAAAAGATCTTGCAGAAGCTCTGGAAGAAGGAGGTTGTGATCTTGAAACTGTGAGAAACATCATTCAAGGAAGGCGATTGCCTGCTGATCTAAGGGCCAAAGTCTGGAAG ATTGCACTTAATGTTGTAGGAAAGGGGGacagcctggcatcctgggaTGGCTGTTTAGACTTACCAGAGCAGAGTATAATTCGTAAGGACTGTCAAGAGCTAATTG ACCAATTGTCAGTGCCAGAAGAGGAGAAGTCAGTATTACTTTTGGATATTGAGTCTGTTATTACTTTTTATTGTAAATCACGCAATGTTAAATACAGTTCTTTCCTCGGCTGGATACATCTACTCAAACCTTTGGCGCACCTTCGATTGCCTCGCAGTGATTTGTACAACTGCTTTTATGCTATCATGAATAAATACATTCCAAG GGATTGTTTTCTGAAGGGAAGACCATTTCATCTATTTAGGCTGCTTCTTCAGTACCATGAGCCTGAACTCTGCTCCTTTCTTGATACTAAGAAGATGACACCAGACTCATATGCACTCAACTGG CTTGGGAGCCTCTTTTCATATTACTGTTCAGCTGAAGTCACTCAGGCCATATGGGATGGATATCTACAGCAAGCAGATCCATTCTTTGTTTATTTCTTAATGTTAATCATCCTTGTCAATGCAAA AGATGTTATCTTAGCACAAGAAACAGATAAAGAAGAAATGATAA AATTCCTAGAAACTTCACCAGCCAATCTCGAGTTAGAGGATATAGAAGATCTCTTCTCTTTGGCACATTATTATTGTAGCAAAACTCCAGCTTCTTTCAGGAAG GACAACCACACTCTTTTTGGCAGCAGCTTGCTGGGCCTCAAAGATGATGACACTGATTTGAGCCAGGCTCTCTGTCTAGCAATTTCTGTGTCTGAAATTCTTCAAGCAAATCAGCAACAAGGA GAAGGAGTAAGGTTCTTTGTAGTGGATTGTCGTCCTGCAGAACAATACAATGCTGGGCATTTATCAACGGCATTTCATTTAGACTCAGACTTG ATGCTTCAAAACCCATCAGAGTTTGCACAATCTGTAAAATCCCTGTTAGAAGCACAAAAGCAATCCATTGAGTCTGGCTCCATAGCTGGTGGGGAACATCTCTGCTTCATGGGAAGTGGCAGGGAAGAAGAAGATATGTACATGAACATGGTGTTAGCACACTTCTTACAG AAAAATAAAGAGTATGTAAGCATTGCCAAAGGAGGATTTATGG CCCTCCAGCAGCACTTAGCGGATATCAATGTGGAAGGACCAGAAAATGGATATGGACACTGGATTGCTAGTACCTCAGGCTCAAGAAGTAGCATAAACTCTTCTGTTGAT GGTGATTCTCCTAACGGTTCAGGTGATGGAAAAGGAGTCAAGTCCTTGGTGAATAAAATGACAGTTGCTTTGAAGACTAAATCtgtgaatgtgaaagaaaaagttaTTAGTTTTATTGAAAACACATCTACACCAGTGGACAG ACATGTCAGCAGCAGTGACAGGGTAGGAAAGCCCTACCGTGGTGTGAAACCAGTATTCAGCATTGGAGATGAAGAAGAATATGATACTG ATGAAATTGATAGCTCCTCAATGTCAGATGATGATCGAAAAGAGGTTGTCAACATCCAAACATGGATAAATAAACCTGATGTGAAGTATAACTTCCCTTGTAATGAAGTAAAAGAAAACGGACACATGTTTCCCAG TCATCTCCTTGTAACTGCAACCCATATGTACTGTTTGAGGGAAATTCCATCGCGAAAGGGATTGGCTTACATACAGTCTCGCCAAGCACTCAACTCTGTAGTCAAAATCACATCTAAGAAGAAACACCCAGAACTGATCACCTTTAAATATGGAAATAGCAATACTTCAGGCATAGAAATTTTGGCAGTTGAAAG gtaTTTGATTCCAAATGCAGGTGATGCTACCAAAGCCATAAAACAACAGATCATGAAAGTATTGGATGCCTTGGAGAGTTAA
- the NIT2 gene encoding omega-amidase NIT2 isoform X1, whose amino-acid sequence MQPARGAMANFRLALIQLQVSAVKSDNLQRACGLVKEASAKGAKVVALPECFNSPYGTQYFKEYAEKIPGESTQKLSEVAKECSIYLVGGSIPEEDGGKLYNTCTVFGPDGAMLAKHRKIHLFDINVPGKIQFKESETLSPGNSFSMFDTLYCKVGLGICYDIRFAELAQIYGQKGCQLLIYPGAFNLTTGPAHWELLQRGRAVDNQVYVATVSPARDEKASYVAWGHSTVVNPWGEVIAKAGTEETVLYTDIDLKKLAEIRQQIPILSQKRYDLYGVEMKK is encoded by the exons ATGCAGCCGGCGCGCGGAGCCATGGCCA ATTTCCGCCTGGCACTCATTCAGCTTCAGGTATCTGCTGTCAAATCAGATAACCTGCAACGAGCCTGTGGACTGGTAAAAGAAGCATCGGCAAAAGGAGCAAAAGTTGTGGCTCTACCT GAATGTTTTAACTCTCCTTATGGAACCCAGTACTTCAAGGAATATGCAGAGAAGATCCCTGGAGAATCGACACAAAAGCTCTCAGAAGTTGCAAAGGAGTGTAGCATATATCTTGTTGGAG GATCTATTCCAGAAGAGGATGGTGGAAAGCTGTATAATACGTGTACTGTCTTTGGGCCTGATGGTGCTATGTTGGCAAAGCATAGGAAG ATTCATTTGTTTGACATTAATGTTCCTGGGAAGATACAGTTCAAAGAGTCTGAAACCCTGAGTCCAGGGAATAGTTTCTCTATGTTTGATACTC TGTACTGTAAAGTGGGCCTGGGCATCTGCTATGATATCAGATTTGCTGAGCTGGCTCAAATCTATGGACAGAAAG GTTGCCAGCTGCTGATATATCCAGGGGCTTTTAATCTGACAACAGGACCAGCTCACTGGGAACTACTACAAAGGGGACG AGCTGTTGATAATCAAGTCTACGTAGCTACGGTATCTCCTGCCAGAGATGAAAAAGCATCCTATGTTGCCTGGGGACACAGCACTGTAGTAAATCCATG GGGTGAAGTCATAGCCAAAGCTGGCACTGAGGAAACAGTTCTATACACAGATATAG ATCTGAAGAAGCTTGCAGAAATCCGTCAACAAATCCCTATTTTGAGCCAGAAGCGTTATGATCTGTATGGTGTAGAGATGAAAAAGTGA
- the TBC1D23 gene encoding TBC1 domain family member 23 isoform X2 has translation MAEGEEALRPSSSWEKDLAEALEEGGCDLETVRNIIQGRRLPADLRAKVWKIALNVVGKGDSLASWDGCLDLPEQSIIRKDCQELIDQLSVPEEEKSVLLLDIESVITFYCKSRNVKYSSFLGWIHLLKPLAHLRLPRSDLYNCFYAIMNKYIPRDCFLKGRPFHLFRLLLQYHEPELCSFLDTKKMTPDSYALNWLGSLFSYYCSAEVTQAIWDGYLQQADPFFVYFLMLIILVNAKDVILAQETDKEEMIKFLETSPANLELEDIEDLFSLAHYYCSKTPASFRKDNHTLFGSSLLGLKDDDTDLSQALCLAISVSEILQANQQQGEGVRFFVVDCRPAEQYNAGHLSTAFHLDSDLMLQNPSEFAQSVKSLLEAQKQSIESGSIAGGEHLCFMGSGREEEDMYMNMVLAHFLQKNKEYVSIAKGGFMALQQHLADINVEGPENGYGHWIASTSGSRSSINSSVDGDSPNGSGDGKGVKSLVNKMTVALKTKSVNVKEKVISFIENTSTPVDRIPFNIPWPDRASLERHVSSSDRVGKPYRGVKPVFSIGDEEEYDTDEIDSSSMSDDDRKEVVNIQTWINKPDVKYNFPCNEVKENGHMFPSHLLVTATHMYCLREIPSRKGLAYIQSRQALNSVVKITSKKKHPELITFKYGNSNTSGIEILAVERYLIPNAGDATKAIKQQIMKVLDALES, from the exons GGAAAAAGATCTTGCAGAAGCTCTGGAAGAAGGAGGTTGTGATCTTGAAACTGTGAGAAACATCATTCAAGGAAGGCGATTGCCTGCTGATCTAAGGGCCAAAGTCTGGAAG ATTGCACTTAATGTTGTAGGAAAGGGGGacagcctggcatcctgggaTGGCTGTTTAGACTTACCAGAGCAGAGTATAATTCGTAAGGACTGTCAAGAGCTAATTG ACCAATTGTCAGTGCCAGAAGAGGAGAAGTCAGTATTACTTTTGGATATTGAGTCTGTTATTACTTTTTATTGTAAATCACGCAATGTTAAATACAGTTCTTTCCTCGGCTGGATACATCTACTCAAACCTTTGGCGCACCTTCGATTGCCTCGCAGTGATTTGTACAACTGCTTTTATGCTATCATGAATAAATACATTCCAAG GGATTGTTTTCTGAAGGGAAGACCATTTCATCTATTTAGGCTGCTTCTTCAGTACCATGAGCCTGAACTCTGCTCCTTTCTTGATACTAAGAAGATGACACCAGACTCATATGCACTCAACTGG CTTGGGAGCCTCTTTTCATATTACTGTTCAGCTGAAGTCACTCAGGCCATATGGGATGGATATCTACAGCAAGCAGATCCATTCTTTGTTTATTTCTTAATGTTAATCATCCTTGTCAATGCAAA AGATGTTATCTTAGCACAAGAAACAGATAAAGAAGAAATGATAA AATTCCTAGAAACTTCACCAGCCAATCTCGAGTTAGAGGATATAGAAGATCTCTTCTCTTTGGCACATTATTATTGTAGCAAAACTCCAGCTTCTTTCAGGAAG GACAACCACACTCTTTTTGGCAGCAGCTTGCTGGGCCTCAAAGATGATGACACTGATTTGAGCCAGGCTCTCTGTCTAGCAATTTCTGTGTCTGAAATTCTTCAAGCAAATCAGCAACAAGGA GAAGGAGTAAGGTTCTTTGTAGTGGATTGTCGTCCTGCAGAACAATACAATGCTGGGCATTTATCAACGGCATTTCATTTAGACTCAGACTTG ATGCTTCAAAACCCATCAGAGTTTGCACAATCTGTAAAATCCCTGTTAGAAGCACAAAAGCAATCCATTGAGTCTGGCTCCATAGCTGGTGGGGAACATCTCTGCTTCATGGGAAGTGGCAGGGAAGAAGAAGATATGTACATGAACATGGTGTTAGCACACTTCTTACAG AAAAATAAAGAGTATGTAAGCATTGCCAAAGGAGGATTTATGG CCCTCCAGCAGCACTTAGCGGATATCAATGTGGAAGGACCAGAAAATGGATATGGACACTGGATTGCTAGTACCTCAGGCTCAAGAAGTAGCATAAACTCTTCTGTTGAT GGTGATTCTCCTAACGGTTCAGGTGATGGAAAAGGAGTCAAGTCCTTGGTGAATAAAATGACAGTTGCTTTGAAGACTAAATCtgtgaatgtgaaagaaaaagttaTTAGTTTTATTGAAAACACATCTACACCAGTGGACAG AATACCTTTCAATATTCCCTGGCCAGACAGAGCAAGCCTGGAGCG ACATGTCAGCAGCAGTGACAGGGTAGGAAAGCCCTACCGTGGTGTGAAACCAGTATTCAGCATTGGAGATGAAGAAGAATATGATACTG ATGAAATTGATAGCTCCTCAATGTCAGATGATGATCGAAAAGAGGTTGTCAACATCCAAACATGGATAAATAAACCTGATGTGAAGTATAACTTCCCTTGTAATGAAGTAAAAGAAAACGGACACATGTTTCCCAG TCATCTCCTTGTAACTGCAACCCATATGTACTGTTTGAGGGAAATTCCATCGCGAAAGGGATTGGCTTACATACAGTCTCGCCAAGCACTCAACTCTGTAGTCAAAATCACATCTAAGAAGAAACACCCAGAACTGATCACCTTTAAATATGGAAATAGCAATACTTCAGGCATAGAAATTTTGGCAGTTGAAAG gtaTTTGATTCCAAATGCAGGTGATGCTACCAAAGCCATAAAACAACAGATCATGAAAGTATTGGATGCCTTGGAGAGTTAA
- the NIT2 gene encoding omega-amidase NIT2 isoform X2 — translation MQPARGAMANFRLALIQLQVSAVKSDNLQRACGLVKEASAKGAKVVALPECFNSPYGTQYFKEYAEKIPGESTQKLSEVAKECSIYLVGGSIPEEDGGKLYNTCTVFGPDGAMLAKHRKIHLFDINVPGKIQFKESETLSPGNSFSMFDTRCQLLIYPGAFNLTTGPAHWELLQRGRAVDNQVYVATVSPARDEKASYVAWGHSTVVNPWGEVIAKAGTEETVLYTDIDLKKLAEIRQQIPILSQKRYDLYGVEMKK, via the exons ATGCAGCCGGCGCGCGGAGCCATGGCCA ATTTCCGCCTGGCACTCATTCAGCTTCAGGTATCTGCTGTCAAATCAGATAACCTGCAACGAGCCTGTGGACTGGTAAAAGAAGCATCGGCAAAAGGAGCAAAAGTTGTGGCTCTACCT GAATGTTTTAACTCTCCTTATGGAACCCAGTACTTCAAGGAATATGCAGAGAAGATCCCTGGAGAATCGACACAAAAGCTCTCAGAAGTTGCAAAGGAGTGTAGCATATATCTTGTTGGAG GATCTATTCCAGAAGAGGATGGTGGAAAGCTGTATAATACGTGTACTGTCTTTGGGCCTGATGGTGCTATGTTGGCAAAGCATAGGAAG ATTCATTTGTTTGACATTAATGTTCCTGGGAAGATACAGTTCAAAGAGTCTGAAACCCTGAGTCCAGGGAATAGTTTCTCTATGTTTGATACTC GTTGCCAGCTGCTGATATATCCAGGGGCTTTTAATCTGACAACAGGACCAGCTCACTGGGAACTACTACAAAGGGGACG AGCTGTTGATAATCAAGTCTACGTAGCTACGGTATCTCCTGCCAGAGATGAAAAAGCATCCTATGTTGCCTGGGGACACAGCACTGTAGTAAATCCATG GGGTGAAGTCATAGCCAAAGCTGGCACTGAGGAAACAGTTCTATACACAGATATAG ATCTGAAGAAGCTTGCAGAAATCCGTCAACAAATCCCTATTTTGAGCCAGAAGCGTTATGATCTGTATGGTGTAGAGATGAAAAAGTGA